The following DNA comes from Metopolophium dirhodum isolate CAU chromosome 8, ASM1992520v1, whole genome shotgun sequence.
aatatcaataataatcaatattattaaatagaaattattgattaacaaaaattttcacacacacacacatacacacgaaagtcgatataattgttaatatattatattatattattattgtacagcaAATAAATAAGGTGACTATATTAAGACGGTTATTAGGAATACTTTCATGAATGAAGTATtttccaatttaaaataattaagatgCATGCAACATGCGTAATGCGTGCATTACACAAAATAATGACATACTTGAGTAATTATGGGCGTTTTGTTAAAGACAATAGTGGGAAACAACATTGGAACGACACGTGGACGGATAAGCTGAGAAGAGATTTATTGAGGTTCTACGATAGACACTCGAGACCGGTTATCAGTGACCATCTGACTAATGTCACGGTCAATACCGTTTTAAAATATGTCGATCTGGTAAGTACCTAACAATAATTTTgcgaatacatattatacaattacgtGTTGTATAAACTCGCATCCGGATTATACGGAAAGCACGAATAAGCCCGAGAAAAAAATCATTGGCCTGAAACACTTGCAAacaaaatacgaaataaaagcGGTTGTTAGGAAAAaccttatttatatttaatcataatattaatagtatattagaatgTACCTaacggtttttattattatactgttggtATAGCAAGAtcgtagccaggatttttttttgAGCAGGGGCTAATAATGTGTTTACGCAGATTTGATTTTACTATGATAAGTTTAGCATAGATGCCAAGGTTTTATTTCAGTTTTCGGTTCCTGTACGgctatacacatttatatttgCAGTAACTTTCAtggacaaaatataattttagtttcttaagtacctacttatattatttaggtatttaattaatttttttacgtacTTCCCTTGTAGCTTCAAGTCTTAacgcatataattatataatattttattgtactgcTTGAACTCATGATGGGCCCCCAAATGGACTTGTTCAGTGGAGCCAATTATCCTCATTCctcttaaaaaaatagataaatgtattaaacaaattataaattctcCTCCCTCCCGCTAAGTTAgagaaactataatattatagaatgtaGATGGTTAATTTTCGTTAGTACAATTAATGgtgaaattactaaaaaaatattattcaaaaataataagtattatctCGAATTTTCGTCGAATGAAAACCGTGATGTATAAATTCTTCGTCCTCTGTATCTATAGTTTAATTATGTCCATGTTTcacgtataataatttaacgttGGACTAATATCCATTACCGAATCAATTTGTAATCAGTAAACTCTCGGGGAAAACGACCCTGATTACATATATTTAAGGACCAAACACTGTGTATACCATTTGCTTGTAAACattctacatatttataatcatttataaaacgtACATGTTCGCAGGACTTCCAAAATTCAATTATGACCATTAACGCCTGGGTATCGATGGtaagtataaatatacctaatatcgaTGGTTACACGACAAAAGGGTTTCCTAGACACTAAGGACCCAAGTGAAattgcttattatattattgaaaaaatgttttggttTCCAATACGGCAATGCGCATGCCCAAAAACTACTGTGACCATTATTTAACAAACATTATGAGTATTAGGTCTACGATATATAATccacacatttattttttgttttctcaaaAAAGGGGTTCCCAAACgacattataaatgtttaagggACAAGCGATGTCTCTCAAAATTGAttgtttatctattttttacagaaaatacttgaggtattatattatattacaatatacgtcataaataataataacactaaaaaAGATAAGTTCattagataaatatatgtaaaaaatatgtacgatATAAGTgccaaaattatttaacaaatttattcaaatttccaTATCCATGTGAATagtaatcaaaaatgtatatttatataaattataaaaaaaaagaaaagtaaaaAAGCTCTATGAAATAATGCAAAATCCTGcgtaaaaaaagttattgcttatcgaaaaaatattaaaattacaacaaaatgtttTTCGATTCTCCCAAAAAAATGTCACTTAGTCCTTTTTGCCGTGCAACCATCGAGTTATGATTTTGTTTAAACTTTATACATCTATTCGAAACACAATAGTTAAATCTTAAATGATTATGGGTCGACAATCGACCTTAATAAAACACGAATACAGATTCGcataaactttaaaagtttttttaatttttgtatttttaatgaaatgtttttggttttacacgggaaaaattgtttataaaattatattcggCCAAAACGGTCTTTAAAGCTTGCCATTTTTAGTGGTAAACTGTTGCTAAAACGTTGCTTTCGTACTCCTACTTTCGTAGACTTGGCAAGATGAAAAACTTCTGTGGAATGTATCAGATTACGGAGACATAAAAGTTGTAAACATGGCTTATGATGAAATATGGATGCCCGATATTGTGGCCTACAACAGGTAGGAATCGTCTATAGTCAAATATTGCAAAACTGGATAATAAACGTATAAAGATCGCTTTTTGACTGATGTTTTTGAGGTAGATATCTCACATTGATGTACCTAAAGTTGAAAAACGATTTCCGGCAACCGAATTCGTTTTGGTTGATGtgcaaactatttaaataataaaaaataaaaataatattatattataaattattatgcttaAGTATATACCAAATACTGCatgggatataataatattatggttatatatacattatattattatccaaaaaACAACTGCCTcagaactttttattttttataaaaattactaatgaGATTCTATAAGTTATTGTTATTTCAGTTTGGCGAGTTCGTCAAAAGTTGTTTTTTGGAAAACCGAGTTATTctcacattttaataattatagtatacatttcgcaataaaattaaacacttaTTAGTTTTATTCGAAGCATAAACGCACACTTACCTAGGCTATCTatctacaacaatattatagatagtaTTGTGGGTAGTTTTTAGTTGGAGTTAAATCGATATGTAGGCTACCTAACCAGAAAACGTTTCCGGATAATAACATACACATATAGaattttatgcataatattggcagaatttttttaatttatttacgaaCTAAACACAATAAACTGCAAAATTGTCCAGTTTGGCAATTAATCGAATTTCACTTAACAATATTTCAGCGATTTATATTGACGAGTTTATCGATAACGGTTAAATCAAAACcgaatgtattaataatattgatttgtgTACCGTTTCGCAGTGCTGACGGACATCACGACGAGACTTATGGAAAGATTAACTGTGTAGTCCGTTCAGATGGAATGGTTCATTGGATACCACCAGCCAAGTTCCGAGTCTTTTGCGATGTAGACTTGACCAATTGGCCATTTGGAGAGCACACCTGTTCGTTGAGACTCGGCTCTTGGACGTACGACGGCAATTCCGTTAGCATGCAAATCAATCAGAAAATAAACGTACGATtagtttacattaattattgtttcattttctgcaactagattttattattttgtcattggATGAGTTAGCTCATAAACAGTGTTGTGctcggataattttttttgtatagatatctgaactaaaaaaatatctagatGTAGGTAGATAGATGAAGAAAACGTGCGAGTAAGAAATTTAGATAGAAAtgagatatattatttacaacacatcatattatcattcttaaaaaaataatttagtaacatatattttttatgaagagCATAAGAAATATCAATACTTATTAGAAGATGAAATCACTaatgattattcataaaatatgttaaataatattttaaattactgtgCAAAATGTATCTAGAGTCTAGACTGTACAGTTAGGctgtatgatttatattttaaatggtagTTAGActtcaattttgtaatttatctaGACAAGATACGATGTTAGTTATTTAAGATTCATGTGGTCCTCCTGTTTTTAGACTGCCGACATGATAAACTTGGAAGAAGGTTGTAAATGGGACATCACAAAGGTGACGCAAAGACGAAGAGTTGAGAGCTACTCTTGCAATTCCAACGACATATACGAGGACATTCACTACAGCATCACCGTGAAGAGGAAAATACCGGCGTACCACAGCATAGTTGTCATACCAgcgataggtacctaataacaattatatta
Coding sequences within:
- the LOC132950009 gene encoding acetylcholine receptor subunit alpha-type acr-16-like translates to MFNCFFKKVLCLIIIIKFANIDAAITDNSGKQHWNDTWTDKLRRDLLRFYDRHSRPVISDHLTNVTVNTVLKYVDLDFQNSIMTINAWVSMTWQDEKLLWNVSDYGDIKVVNMAYDEIWMPDIVAYNSADGHHDETYGKINCVVRSDGMVHWIPPAKFRVFCDVDLTNWPFGEHTCSLRLGSWTYDGNSVSMQINQKINTADMINLEEGCKWDITKVTQRRRVESYSCNSNDIYEDIHYSITVKRKIPAYHSIVVIPAIVVVFLTLSVFWLPPESTEKFMLSGVTLVIVCILLMMISNNVPIMSDRIPLIVMFYSNSLGMVTLSMVFSVLLHNLAKSKQPDHKVPKYITQLLNTKFGTVMRFTSMKNDDEDKILDESNEDKSQHPQLKESQWYYLALILDRTMFIVYLFLFIAMVIYFLK